TGGGTGCCGTCGATGTCACCCTTGGCCGAGTTGCTGACCAGCATGAACAGCAGCGACGGGTAGAGCACCGTGAGGAACAGGACGCGCCGGTTGCGCAGGCCCCTGATCGCCTCGAACCGGGAGAGGGCTATCACGGCGTTCATCGGGCGTCCTCCATGCTGATCTGGTTCTCCGCGCTCGGTGCGCCGGCTTCGTTGTCCCGCTCGGTGATGGCCACGAAGGCCTGCTCCAGGCCGAGCGCGGTGATCTCCAGCTCCATCGGCCGCAGCCCCTGGTCGAGCAGGGCGTAGAAGGTCTTGTCCGAGTCGGCGGTCTGGATCTGCACCCGGTCGTTGATGACCTCGATGGACACAGCGTGGGGCAGGTCGATCAGCTGCTCCCGGGTGATCCCCGGCAGCCGGAAGGAGACCCGCTGGAATCCGGCCATCGCCTTGATGTCGGCCACGGTGCCGTCGGCCAGCAGCCGGCCCTTGTTGATCACGATCACCTGGTCGGCTATGTGGTCGGCCTCCTCCAGGTAGTGCGTGGCGAACAGGATCGTCTTGCCGCGCTCGGCCTCGGCCTTCATCGAGGCCCAGAAGATCTGCCGGTTCTCCACGTCCATGCCGGTGGTGGGCTCGTCCAGGACGATCAGGTCGCTGTCGCCGGCGATCGCGATGGCGAAGCGGACCCGCTGGGTCTGGCCGCCGGAGAGCTTGTCGGCCTTGCGGTCGGCGAGGTCGGCGATGTTGGCGCGCTGGAGCACCTCGTCCACCGCCAGCGGCCGCGGGTGCAGCCGGCTCATCAGCTCGAGCAGCTCGCGCACCGTCACGTCCTGCGGCAGGCCGCCGGACTGCAGCATGGCGCCGACGTTGCCGGCCACCATCGCCTGCCGCGGCGTCTTGCCGAACACCGTGACCCGGCCGCTGCTGGCCTTGCGCAGCCCGAGCATCATCTCGATGGAGGTGGACTTGCCCGCCCCGTTCGGCCCGAGGAACGCGACCGCCCTCCCGCGCGGAATCTGCAGGGTCAGCTCGCGCACCGCGCGCACGTCCCCGTAGTTCTTGGACACCTGCTCGAACGAGACCGCGGGCGATCCCGCACCCCCCACGAGCTTTTCGTCGCTCATCTGTCTCTTCCCCTGTTTCCGGTCCTTGCTCCAGCGGCCTCTTCCCCGGCCTCGGAACGATAAGACTATGTAACCCTGCCGGGCCGGGGTCGCGTCAGTGTGCACCGTCGTGACGGCGGCATGACATCTGTCATGCCGCCGTGACGGTGGGTCCGCGGGCTCAGTGCAGCAGTCCGCCGAGCACGCCGCCGGAGGTGGTGGGCGGGGCCGAGGGGGGCCCGGAGGGCGGCGGGTTGTGCGTCCCGCCGCCCGAGCCGCCGCTCGCCGGCGCGCTCGAACTGCCGCCCGAGCTGGGGGAACTCGGGGTACTCCCGCTGTTCGCGGTGGAGTCGGAGCCGCAGGCCGTACCCGCGAACGGGATATACGCGACGTGGTACTCCTCGGTGCCGACCTGCGCTCCGCCGCGCAGCAGCACCCGGGTCACGCTCACCTGGAAGCCGTCCGAGGCGGGCTGGGCCGGGCAGCCGGACTGCGGGCTCGAGCTCGCCGCGAGGACCTTCGTGCGGCCCGAGACGTTCACGCTGACCTGGTCGTACAGCGGCTGGCCGAGCACGGCCGCGGTCAGCCGGCCGCCCGCGAAGGAGACGTAGAGGTACACCGGGTGCGGGCTGGAGTCGGTCCACTGCAGGTCGGTGCCCGGCCAGACGACGGCCGCGTCGAGACCGACCGGGTAGCGGCTGAAGTAGGCCGCGTTGGGATGGTGCACGGTGTCGCCCATGCCGGCCCGGAACGCGGCGTCGAACACGGCCGTGGCCACCAGGTCGTCGCCGCCGGACAGGTCCACGCCGGAGGACTCGGCGGTGGCCGCGTCGGTCTCGCTGAAGCCGTTGGCCAGGGTCGGCGGGCCGACGGTCTTGTCGAAGGACCAGACCGCGCCCGGCGCCACGACCGAGCCCATGGACAGCTCGGTGGCCCGCTGCGTGTCGGCGTTGCGGTCTTCCGCGTCCGGCACGGCGAGCGTCGAGCTGCCGAGCACCGCGGTCACGCCGAGGGCCTGCGCCTCGGCGGTGGTGAACGCCGGGGGCAGCGCGCCCGGCTGCAGGGTGGCGCCGCGCGGGGCCGACTTGGTCAGCACGCCGGTCAGCGCCGTGGCCAGGG
This genomic window from Actinospica robiniae DSM 44927 contains:
- a CDS encoding ABC transporter ATP-binding protein, with product MSDEKLVGGAGSPAVSFEQVSKNYGDVRAVRELTLQIPRGRAVAFLGPNGAGKSTSIEMMLGLRKASSGRVTVFGKTPRQAMVAGNVGAMLQSGGLPQDVTVRELLELMSRLHPRPLAVDEVLQRANIADLADRKADKLSGGQTQRVRFAIAIAGDSDLIVLDEPTTGMDVENRQIFWASMKAEAERGKTILFATHYLEEADHIADQVIVINKGRLLADGTVADIKAMAGFQRVSFRLPGITREQLIDLPHAVSIEVINDRVQIQTADSDKTFYALLDQGLRPMELEITALGLEQAFVAITERDNEAGAPSAENQISMEDAR